From Thermothelomyces thermophilus ATCC 42464 chromosome 6, complete sequence, the proteins below share one genomic window:
- a CDS encoding DNA topoisomerase 2-like protein (Contains multiple conserved sub domains all contained within PTZ00108, DNA topoisomerase II. Provisional) yields MDSDVDSVFGDYQDDSDDYTPEVKPKAKAAPKKMATTKPGKMVQTTLTGAKAPAKKRPKPDSDAEDDMPKKKKAPAKKANAKPLAEIENDSMAIDNNDDDDAPVSKPAGKPKSATETYQKLTQLEHIIKRPDTYIGSVERTDQKMWVFNKTEKLMENRTISYVPGLYKIFDEILVNAADNSQRDSSMTYLKVTIDRESGEISVENNGKGIPVEIHEKEQCYIPELIFGHLLTGSNYDDNEKKTVGGRNGYGAKLTNIFSQRFTIELQDSTNGKRYKQTWTDNMGNMEKAKIVSNKSSDFVKVTFLPDYKRFGMENGIDDDLEALLYRRVYDMAGTVNFKTYCEMYAKAIANERGDAAVDGEKPAAKVEFDQQRSNGRLWQVGFTVSDGSFQQVSFVNNIATTSGGTHVNYIADQICEALGKELNKKKKGHSLKPSHFRNHIFIFINCLIDNPAFTSQTKEQLTTKVSAFGSKCQLSDQFLKKVKASEAIANIMEFADRKADKMMAKSDGNKRSRISNDKLIDANWAGTKRGHECTLILTEGDSARGLAVAGRAVLDPDRIGVFPLRGKMLNVRDASLDQIMKNKEIENIKKILGLKHKQDYKDTRGLRYGHLMIMADQDLDGSHIKGLLINFLEVQFPSLLRVEDFFQEFITPVVKVWQGNNPKKPQNLKMFFNLPQYETWKEAHKAELRRWKYKYLKGLGSSSNEDAQIYFKDLDRHLKKFDILKPEESQLLELAFSKKKADARKEWLGNFIPGTYLDSTMSRKTIADFVQKELILFSMADNMRSIPSMIDGLKPGQRKVVYAAFKRNLVSDQKVAEFAGYVSEVAAYHHGEMSLQQTIIGLAQTYVGSNNVNCLEPSGNFGSRLSGGSDAASARYIHTRLSPFARRVFSKLDEPNLENQYDDGKMIEPKVYVPIIPMVLVNGADGIGTGWSTQIPNYHPLDIVENLKRRMGRLDPNDPEEKPFKPMTPWWRGWKGVVEPDGPNRFKFNGVIKQDEQNPNEIHVTELPIRMWTDDFKSRLEEILRAEKTPSFIKDYREFNDHQTVHFIIEMEDKHLKAALDEGLLEKFKLTKTVTTTNLVAFNTRGQIHKYESPEEIMEEFYQYRYNMYTERKKHWLGVYHADYRKLKNQYRFVSEIIENKLVVNKKKKDVLVQELRDRKYEAFPPKEDKKVKSTDEELGKDDAEDEDVSSDARDYDYLLSMPIWSLTNERLEKLKNQIAAKKAEYDELEALSEKDLWVKDLDEFVEEWHTQLKLDEEITTGIRRMGRRTSHKIGAGKGRRPKDDDEYQPEKKTKARAPKVEKVETKSHERFTEKFQAATKPKPKNDLSDDDFALLGKNAVVKQESEPSASRPDTTSGRNKRAAATKAKYALSDSDDDDFMDLDQPEVKDESEVSEAKEVAEKPAKRTTTKPGALNMDDEFNESASDATAEKPTKRTATKAKPSYVDDDFGESGSEEVVEKPAKRAATKAKPTSVGSEPDRSTSEEVAEKPAKRAAARKRSYVDDDFGSTEDDDDNGDDMLGDVGAMVKGIGAPATNNGRLSLFSMSRPDAADAPIPKLKAKQSRSILDTDDHDDTNYEALAMSSPRKPTKTDDLDDFLSDDNLPGATKPAAKIAAAASKAKAPLSVVPAAGAKKRGRPVGSKNKPKGDDASAPKTTKSVASRPKTLTTLSPAAKAYAAKKAKSTKKAVSDDDDEDELMEDPAPASPKPAAKRPGRAAAAKAKANPIYLDDDDDDSFVSADDGSGGAGGRGRRGKGKKDDDDAFNMDEDSD; encoded by the exons ATGGATTCAGACGTTGACTCCGTCTTTGGTGACTACCAAGACGATTCAGATGATTACACTCCAGAGGTG AAACCCAAGGCCAAGGCGGCACCGAAAAAGATGGCGACTACAAAACCTGGCAAGATGGTTCAGACAACACTCACAGGCGCCAAGGCGCCCGCAAAAAAGCGGCCAAAGCCCGACAGTGATGCCGAGGACGACATgccaaagaagaaaaaggcgCCCGCGAAGAAGGCGAACGCCAAGCCTCTCGCAGAGATCGAGAATGATAGCATGGCGATcgacaacaacgacgacgatgatgcGCCCGTCTCGAAACCGGCAGGCAAGCCTAAGTCGGCCACCGAGACATATCAGAAGCTTACTCAGCTCGAGCACATCATCAAGCGCCCAGACACATACATTGGCTCCGTCGAGCGCACCGACCAGAAGATGTGGGTGTTCAACAAGACCGAGAAGTTGATGGAAAACCGTACCATCAGCTACGTCCCCGGTCTCTACAAGATCTTTGACGAGATTCTTGTCAACGCCGCAGACAACAGCCAACGCGACTCGTCAATGACATACCTCAAGGTTACGATTGACCGCGAGTCGGGCGAGATCTCTGTGGAGAACAACGGCAAGGGCATTCCCGTGGAAATACACGAAAAGGAACAATGCTACATCCCCGAACTCATCTTTGGCCACCTCCTGACGGGTTCCAATTACGACGACAACGAGAAGAAGACAGTCGGTGGCCGTAACGGTTATGGTGCCAAACTCACCAACATCTTTAGCCAGAGGTTCACCATCGAGCTGCAGGATTCCACCAACGGCAAGCGGTACAAGCAGACGTGGACGGACAACATGGGCAATATGGAAAAGGCCAAGATCGTCTCGAACAAGTCGTCGGACTTCGTTAAGGTCACCTTCCTGCCTGACTACAAGAGGTTCGGCATGGAGAACGGGATCGATGATGACCTTGAGGCCCTGCTCTACCGCCGTGTCTACGACATGGCTGGCACTGT TAACTTCAAGACGTATTGCGAGATGTATGCCAAGGCCATCGCCAACGAGCGTGGCGATGCCGCTGTCGACGGCGAGAAGCCGGCCGCGAAGGTCGAGTTTGATCAGCAGAGGTCCAACGGTCGGCTGTGGCAGGTTGGCTTTACCGTCTCGGACGGCTCGTTCCAGCAAGTATCGTTCGTCAACAACATCGCCACCACGTCCGGCGGAACGCACGTCAACTACATCGCCGACCAGATCTGCGAGGCGCTCGGCAAGGAGCtcaacaagaagaagaagggccaCTCCCTCAAACCTTCACACTTCCGCAACCACATCTTCATCTTCATCAACTGCCTGATCGACAACCCGGCCTTCACCTCGCAGACGAAAGAGCAGCTCACGACCAAGGTTAGTGCCTTTGGTAGCAAGTGCCAGCTCAGCGACCAGTTCCTCAAGAAGGTCAAGGCTTCGGAAGCCATCGCGAACATCATGGAATTTGCAGACAGGAAGGCGGATAAAATGATGGCCAAGAGCGACGGCAACAAGCGCTCGCGCATCAGCAACGACAAGCTCATCGATGCCAACTGGGCCGGCACGAAGCGCGGTCATGAGTGCACCCTGATCTTGACCGAAGGTGATTCGGCCAGAGGTCTTGCTGTCGCTGGCCGTGCCGTCTTGGATCCTGACCGCATTGGCGTCTTCCCCCTGCGTGGTAAGATGCTCAATGTCCGCGATGCCTCGCTCGACCAGATCATGAAGAACAAGGAAATCGAGAACATCAAGAAAATTCTTGGGCTCAAGCACAAGCAAGACTACAAAGACACCCGTGGTCTCCGTTACGGCCATTTGATGATCATGGCCGATCAGGATCTCGACGGGAGCCACATCAAGGGCTTGCTCATCAACTTCCTGGAGGTGCAATTCCCCTCGTTGCTGCGCGTCGAGGATTTCTTCCAGGAGTTCATCACTCCGGTAGTCAAGGTTTGGCAAGGGAACAACCCGAAGAAGCCGCAGAATCTCAAGATGTTCTTCAACCTGCCCCAGTATGAGACCTGGAAGGAAGCACACAAAGCTGAGCTGCGTAGATGGAAGTACAAGTACTTGAAGGGTCTGGGTAGTTCCTCCAACGAGGATGCCCAGATCTACTTCAAGGACTTGGACCGCCATCTCAAAAAGTTCGACATCCTGAAGCCTGAGGAGTCGCAGTTGCTCGAGCTGGCTTTCTCCAAAAAAAAGGCTGACGCTCGTAAGGAGTGGCTGGGCAATTTCATCCCCGGGACTTACCTCGACTCGACCATGAGCCGGAAGACCATTGCCGACTTCGTCCAGAAAGAGCTCATTCTTTTCAGCATGGCTGACAACATGCGGTCTATCCCCTCCATGATCGACGGCTTGAAGCCTGGTCAGCGTAAGGTTGTCTATGCCGCCTTCAAGCGCAACCTCGTCAGCGACCAGAAGGTTGCCGAGTTTGCTGGTTACGTCTCGGAGGTGGCCGCCTACCATCATGGTGAGATGTCACTGCAGCAGACGATTATCGGTCTGGCACAGACCTACGTCGGTTCCAACAACGTCAACTGCTTGGAGCCTAGCGGTAACTTTGGTTCTCGTCTCTCTGGTGGCTCAGATGCCGCCAGCGCTCGTTACATCCACACCCGGCTGTCGCCCTTCGCCCGGCGTGTCTTCTCTAAGCTTGACGAGCCCAATCTGGAGAACCAGTACGACGACGGCAAGATGATTGAGCCCAAGGTCTACGTCCCCATCATCCCTATGGTTCTGGTCAACGGCGCCGACGGTATCGGTACCGGCTGGAGCACGCAGATTCCCAACTATCACCCACTTGACATTGTCGAGAACTTGAAACGGCGAATGGGCAGACTCGACCCTAACGATCCGGAGGAGAAGCCGTTCAAGCCAATGACTCCTTGGTGGCGTGGTTGGAAGGGTGTTGTCGAGCCGGATGGCCCGAACAGGTTCAAGTTCAACGGCGTCATCAAGCAGGACGAGCAGAATCCGAACGAGATTCACGTCACTGAGCTGCCCATTCGGATGTGGACGGATGACTTCAAGTCCAGACTCGAAGAGATCCTTCGCGCCGAGAAGACTCCCTCATTCATCAAGGACTACAGGGAGTTCAACGATCATCAGACTGTCCACTTCATCATCGAGATGGAGGACAAGCATCTGAAGGCAGCACTCGACGAAGGTTTGTTGGAGAAGTTCAAGCTTACCAAGACTGTTACCACTACCAACCTCGTCGCGTTCAACACCCGTGGCCAGATTCACAAGTACGAGAGTCCGGAGGAGATCATGGAGGAGTTCTACCAATACCGTTACAACATGTACACGGAGCGGAAGAAGCACTGGCTTGGCGTCTACCATGCCGACTACCGCAAACTCAAGAATCAATACCGCTTTGTTTCGGAAATCATTGAGAACAAGCTTGTCGtcaacaagaagaagaaggatgtGCTTGTTCAGGAGCTTCGCGATCGGAAGTACGAGGCTTTCCCCCCCAAGGAGGACAAGAAGGTCAAATCCACGGACGAGGAGCTCGGCAAAGACGATGCCGAAGACGAGGACGTCTCGAGCGATGCGCGGGACTACGACTATCTTCTCTCC ATGCCCATCTGGTCGCTTACAAACGAACGTCTTGAGAAGCTCAAGAATCAGATCGCGGCCAAGAAGGCCGAGTATGATGAGCTCGAGGCCCTGAGCGAGAAGGATCTGTGGGTCAAGGACCTGGATGAGTTTGTCGAAGAGTGGCACACCCAGCTGAAGCTGGATGAGGAGATCACCACCGGTATCCGTAGGATGGGCCGCCGCACGTCACACAAGATTGGTGCTGGCAAGGGCCGTCGCCCAAAGGACGATGATGAGTACCAGCCGGAGAAGAAGACCAAGGCCCGGGCTCCCAAGGTTGAGAAAGTCGAGACCAAGAGTCACGAGAGGTTTACCGAGAAGTTTCAGGCGGCAACCAAACCTAAGCCCAAGAACGATCTCTCCGACGACgactttgcccttcttggcaAAAATGCTGTGGTGAAGCAGGAGTCCGAGCCCTCTGCTTCACGTCCAGACACCACGAGTGGCCGCAACAAGCGGGCAGCTGCGACTAAGGCAAAGTACGCCTTGAGCGACTCTGATGACGACGATTTCATGGATCTGGACCAGCcggaggtcaaggacgagtcAGAGGTATCCGAAGCGAAAGAAGTTGCCGAAAAGCCGGCCAAGCGGACAACAACAAAGCCAGGAGCACTCAACATGGATGACGAGTTCAATGAGTCTGCTTCTGACGCAACTGCGGAGAAGCCAACCAAGCGGACCGCAACGAAGGCCAAGCCATCGTACGTCGACGATGACTTCGGTGAGTCCGGCTCAGAGGAGGTTGTCGAAAAGCCAGCCAAGCGGGCTGCGACAAAGGCTAAGCCCACCTCCGTGGGTAGCGAGCCTGATCGGTCTACCTCGGAAGAGGTCGCCGAGAAGCCAGCCAAACGAGCAGCGGCCAGGAAGCGCTCGTATGTGGACGACGACTTTGGCTCTAcagaggacgacgacgacaacggtGACGACATGCTTGGCGATGTCGGTGCAATGGTTAAGGGCATAGGAGCCCCCGCTACCAACAATGGCAGACTTAGTCTGTTTTCCATGTCGCGGCCGGATGCAGCAGACGCGCCAATCCCCAAGTTAAAGGCGAAGCAGTCAAGGTCCATCCTCGACACGGACGACCACGACGACACCAACTACGAGGCTCTCGCCATGTCCTCGCCGCGGAAGCCCACAAAGACAGACGATCTTGACGATTTCTTATCCGACGACAACCTGCCGGGCGCAACCAAGCCTGCAGCCAAgattgccgccgccgcctccaaAGCCAAGGCACCCCTCAGCGTGGTGCCGGCCGCAGGGGCTAAAAAGCGCGGCCGCCCGGTCGGATCCAAGAACAAGCCCAAGGGCGACGACGCTTCTGCTCCCAAGACGACCAAATCAGTCGCCTCTAGGCCCAAGACCTTGACCACACTTTCCCCCGCTGCGAAAGCCTACGCCGCAAAGAAGGCCAAGAGCACCAAGAAAGCCGTcagcgacgatgacgacgaggacgagctgATGGAGGACCCGGCCCCGGCGAGCCCCAAGCCTGCGGCGAAGAGGCCGGggcgcgccgccgcggccaagGCAAAGGCTAACCCCATCTAcctggacgacgacgacgacgattcCTTCGTCAGCGCTGACGATGGTAGCGGCGGTGCCGGTGGTCGGGGACGAAGGGGCAAAGGCAAGAAGGACGATGATGATGCCTTTAACATGGACGAGGACAGCGACTGA